The Methanolacinia petrolearia DSM 11571 genome has a segment encoding these proteins:
- a CDS encoding 2-oxoacid:acceptor oxidoreductase family protein produces MRNEVLFSGFGGQGIILSAVILGRAAAIYDNKFAVQTQVYGPEARGGASMSAVIIEDDEVLYPKVRSPDIYVIMSQQGYEKYGIKAGADARMLLDSDLVFSRPECPYAEIPATGTAKKNLGKVIVANIIMLGALVSATEVVSRGAIEMAVMDSVPKGTEKLNMDALNAGFELGENCEF; encoded by the coding sequence ATGAGGAACGAGGTTTTGTTCTCCGGTTTCGGCGGGCAGGGGATTATCCTCTCCGCCGTGATCCTCGGCAGGGCAGCCGCGATATACGACAACAAGTTCGCGGTCCAGACCCAGGTCTACGGGCCGGAAGCCCGCGGAGGAGCTTCGATGAGCGCCGTTATCATCGAGGACGATGAGGTTCTGTACCCGAAGGTGCGGAGTCCCGACATCTACGTGATCATGTCTCAGCAGGGTTACGAGAAGTACGGTATTAAGGCCGGAGCGGACGCGAGGATGCTACTCGATTCGGATCTCGTCTTTTCGAGGCCGGAGTGCCCTTATGCCGAGATCCCCGCGACAGGAACGGCGAAGAAGAATCTCGGAAAGGTGATCGTCGCGAATATAATTATGCTCGGTGCACTGGTTTCCGCGACCGAAGTCGTCAGCAGGGGCGCCATAGAGATGGCGGTTATGGACAGCGTCCCGAAGGGCACCGAGAAACTGAATATGGATGCTCTTAACGCAGGTTTCGAACTCGGGGAGAACTGCGAGTTTTAA
- a CDS encoding thiamine pyrophosphate-dependent enzyme, whose protein sequence is MTPVDSVGEWYRHDRMPHIYCTGCGNGTVINCTLEAIMQMGWDIDNTIFVSGIGCSSRAPGYITTDSLHTTHGRALAFATGVKMANPDFDVVVFTGDGDLSAIGGNHFIHACRRNIDMTVICMNNMIYGMTGGQGSPCTPVGAISTTTPYGAAEPVFDLARLAEAAGANYSARWTSYHVKELTKAIKTGMETPGLSFIEAMTQCPTSFGRRNKLRTTTSMLEYLRDNAVLLNKAKRMEAEGQMLSGGQFTVGEFVKRYRPALGVRGERK, encoded by the coding sequence ATGACCCCTGTAGACTCAGTCGGGGAATGGTACAGGCACGACCGGATGCCGCACATATACTGCACGGGATGCGGCAACGGGACGGTCATAAACTGCACACTTGAAGCCATAATGCAGATGGGCTGGGACATAGACAATACGATATTCGTATCCGGAATCGGGTGCTCGTCCAGGGCGCCTGGATACATCACGACCGACTCCCTCCATACGACTCACGGCAGGGCTCTCGCCTTTGCGACCGGAGTGAAAATGGCGAACCCGGATTTCGACGTGGTTGTATTCACCGGCGACGGAGATCTCTCGGCGATCGGCGGCAACCACTTCATACATGCATGCAGGCGTAATATTGACATGACCGTCATCTGCATGAACAACATGATCTACGGTATGACCGGCGGACAGGGCAGCCCGTGCACGCCTGTCGGTGCGATATCGACGACGACTCCCTACGGAGCGGCCGAGCCTGTCTTCGATCTGGCACGCCTTGCGGAGGCGGCCGGTGCGAACTACTCGGCGAGGTGGACTTCCTACCACGTCAAGGAGCTGACGAAGGCGATAAAGACCGGAATGGAGACCCCCGGCCTGTCGTTCATCGAGGCGATGACCCAGTGCCCGACGTCGTTCGGGCGGAGGAACAAACTGAGGACGACGACCTCGATGCTTGAGTACCTGAGGGACAACGCCGTTCTCCTGAATAAGGCGAAGAGGATGGAGGCCGAAGGGCAGATGCTTTCGGGCGGCCAGTTTACGGTCGGCGAGTTCGTGAAGCGCTACAGGCCCGCACTCGGCGTAAGGGGTGAACGTAAATGA
- a CDS encoding 2-oxoacid:acceptor oxidoreductase subunit alpha → MSRIEFMQGNIACAEGALAAGCTFFGGYPITPSTEIAEHMAKMLPKKGGTFIQMEDELASVSSIIGASWAGARSMTATSGPGFSLMMENIGYAVMTETPLVIVDIQRGGPSTGQPTMAAQGDMMQCRFGSHGDFGTIALVPSTVQEMFDLTAKAFNLADRFRCPVFVMSDEIIGHMREKITIPEEVEIKPRKMLKEGMLPFEPEADMIPGFPVFGKGHRVHVTGLTHDERGYPQTTNCELHSDLVKRLVNKIESKRHEIADYDVINPDAEIVFITYGPPGRAVRQLMHDHPDMEIGHLNIRIVWPFPEESLKKFPNASKFIVPELNMGQIAREIQRHTNVEVESIPKLGGEMHTPEELFASMGGNSR, encoded by the coding sequence TTGAGCAGAATTGAATTCATGCAGGGCAACATCGCCTGTGCGGAGGGAGCCCTTGCAGCAGGATGCACGTTCTTCGGGGGATACCCAATCACTCCGTCCACCGAGATAGCCGAGCATATGGCGAAGATGCTGCCGAAGAAAGGCGGCACGTTCATTCAGATGGAGGACGAGCTCGCGAGCGTCTCCTCGATAATCGGGGCGTCATGGGCAGGTGCACGCTCCATGACCGCGACGAGCGGACCTGGATTTTCGCTGATGATGGAGAACATCGGGTATGCGGTCATGACCGAGACCCCGCTTGTAATCGTGGATATACAGAGGGGCGGGCCCTCCACCGGCCAGCCGACTATGGCGGCACAGGGAGACATGATGCAGTGCCGGTTCGGCTCGCACGGCGACTTCGGCACGATCGCCCTCGTCCCTTCCACAGTCCAGGAGATGTTCGACCTGACGGCAAAGGCGTTCAATCTCGCCGACAGGTTCAGGTGTCCCGTCTTCGTGATGTCCGACGAGATCATCGGGCATATGAGGGAGAAGATCACGATACCCGAAGAGGTCGAAATAAAACCGAGGAAGATGCTGAAGGAGGGCATGCTCCCATTCGAGCCCGAAGCCGACATGATCCCCGGCTTCCCCGTCTTCGGGAAGGGCCACAGGGTGCACGTCACCGGCCTCACCCACGACGAGAGGGGCTACCCGCAGACGACCAACTGCGAACTCCACAGCGATCTCGTCAAACGCCTCGTGAACAAGATCGAGTCGAAGAGGCACGAGATCGCCGACTACGACGTAATCAACCCGGACGCCGAGATCGTCTTCATAACCTACGGCCCGCCGGGACGTGCGGTCCGGCAGCTCATGCACGACCACCCGGATATGGAGATCGGCCACCTGAATATCAGGATCGTCTGGCCGTTCCCCGAGGAGTCGCTGAAGAAGTTCCCGAACGCATCGAAGTTCATCGTTCCCGAACTGAACATGGGCCAGATCGCAAGGGAGATCCAGCGCCACACGAACGTGGAAGTGGAATCTATACCCAAGCTCGGCGGCGAGATGCACACGCCCGAAGAGCTCTTCGCATCGATGGGAGGGAACTCCCGATGA
- a CDS encoding 4Fe-4S dicluster domain-containing protein, which produces MKLVIDQNLCKGCNLCTMVCPYNIFQEGSELNKKGIVVPVLDRPERCTNCRLANLYGRRLCGVCQLTCPDQAIKWVEEEPYESMKVVIEY; this is translated from the coding sequence ATGAAACTTGTTATTGATCAGAACCTCTGCAAAGGGTGCAATTTATGTACAATGGTCTGCCCCTACAATATTTTCCAGGAAGGAAGTGAGCTTAACAAAAAGGGCATAGTCGTTCCGGTCCTCGACAGGCCGGAGAGATGCACGAATTGCCGGCTGGCAAACCTTTACGGGAGGAGGCTGTGCGGCGTCTGCCAGCTGACATGCCCTGACCAGGCGATAAAGTGGGTCGAAGAAGAACCCTACGAATCCATGAAGGTGGTGATCGAGTATTGA
- a CDS encoding FumA C-terminus/TtdB family hydratase beta subunit, with protein MNPGAIQLKTPLGEEVLDLRAGDRVELSGTIYTARDEAHLRMKEAGIPFDPEGAVIFHCGPVVAGGRIIAAGPTTSARMNPLCEFLLDAGVSAFIGKGGMSDEVSSLMKGRAVYLAYTGGCAALAASKMKLKGVYYEDLGMAEAIWEIEVDRLPLTVAMDAHGGNLYSGVIAGAKKAFGSGFPTD; from the coding sequence ATGAATCCCGGAGCGATACAGCTCAAAACCCCCCTCGGAGAGGAAGTCCTCGACCTCCGTGCCGGCGACAGGGTCGAGCTCTCCGGCACGATCTACACCGCACGCGACGAAGCCCATCTCAGGATGAAGGAGGCGGGAATACCATTCGACCCCGAAGGTGCAGTCATATTCCACTGCGGCCCCGTAGTCGCCGGCGGCCGGATCATAGCCGCCGGTCCCACGACATCCGCCAGGATGAACCCGCTCTGCGAATTCCTCCTCGATGCCGGTGTCAGTGCATTCATAGGAAAAGGCGGAATGAGCGACGAAGTATCCTCGCTCATGAAAGGAAGGGCAGTCTACCTTGCGTACACCGGCGGATGCGCCGCACTCGCAGCCTCGAAGATGAAACTAAAAGGCGTATATTATGAAGATCTCGGCATGGCCGAGGCAATCTGGGAGATCGAAGTCGACAGGCTCCCGCTCACCGTCGCTATGGACGCACACGGCGGAAACCTCTATTCCGGGGTCATCGCAGGTGCGAAAAAGGCATTCGGGTCCGGGTTCCCTACCGATTAA
- a CDS encoding fumarate hydratase has protein sequence MVVVIAMLREKVAEAAEEAIREAEITLPADFMRAFEKTIARETREIAKSEYANIMENIRQAETLGLPLCQDTGLHIFYVTIPPEVPFTDEIFLGIRDGVERATKSVPLRPNAVDPLTRHNTGNNLGDETPAIHIRPGDKFTITAMPKGGGSENMSRMAMLLPSETSKVKEFVAETMLIAGGRPCPPVVLGVGIGGTFDSVTALAKEALLQPVDEMTDFEQEICDAVNALGIGPMGLGGDTTCIAVKVKKGHCHTASLPVAVNVQCWACRRATVEVKL, from the coding sequence ATGGTTGTAGTGATAGCGATGCTCAGGGAAAAAGTGGCTGAAGCCGCAGAAGAGGCGATACGGGAGGCCGAGATCACGCTCCCCGCCGACTTCATGCGTGCGTTCGAAAAGACAATCGCCCGTGAAACACGGGAGATTGCAAAGTCCGAATACGCGAATATCATGGAGAACATCAGGCAGGCGGAGACGCTCGGCCTCCCGCTGTGCCAGGACACCGGGCTCCACATATTCTATGTCACCATACCGCCGGAAGTCCCGTTCACGGACGAAATATTTCTCGGAATCCGCGACGGGGTGGAGAGAGCGACGAAGAGCGTTCCCTTAAGACCAAACGCCGTCGACCCCCTGACACGCCATAACACAGGCAACAACCTCGGGGACGAAACCCCCGCGATCCATATCCGCCCCGGCGACAAGTTCACCATCACCGCAATGCCCAAAGGAGGCGGAAGCGAGAACATGTCCCGGATGGCGATGCTCCTTCCCTCCGAGACCTCGAAGGTGAAAGAATTCGTCGCCGAAACCATGCTCATAGCCGGAGGAAGGCCCTGCCCGCCGGTCGTCCTCGGGGTCGGCATCGGCGGAACATTCGACAGCGTCACCGCACTTGCGAAAGAGGCCCTGCTCCAGCCAGTCGACGAGATGACGGATTTCGAACAGGAGATCTGCGACGCCGTAAATGCACTCGGTATCGGGCCGATGGGCCTCGGCGGAGACACCACCTGCATCGCCGTGAAGGTGAAGAAGGGCCACTGCCACACCGCCTCCCTCCCCGTCGCAGTAAACGTCCAGTGCTGGGCATGCCGGCGGGCCACAGTGGAGGTGAAACTATGA
- a CDS encoding PGF-pre-PGF domain-containing protein — protein MTAERNTRIITGIFFLLVLLFAVPVSASTVTIDNSSSIAAALLCVGDSGTLILEPGIYFQNSITLSNSTTIKANTSGGHGAADTIIDAQGSGRIFIADSYSYSLSIESLTLRNGRGGYGGAIVTIGPVTVTNSTFESCTATSDDGGVIHSHNTVTVTNSTFTHCTATIDGGAIYSSGTVTVTSSVFESCTTPIASYCTGGAIYSGSGTVMVINSSTFESCKAGDGGAIYSGGNITVTNSTLTSCTARDGGAIFSSGTFTVINSSTFNSCTATTSYGGAIHTQSSSSSSFTVTNSMFDSCTAKVRGGAINSYSTSVTVTNSTFDNCTSTAGNAGGIYSDGGVTVINSSTFNICTAKGGNGGAIDLIGGTIEVTNSTLTGCTAYNGNAINSSGTGEMHFSRIYNCSSSGKTVNSTGTFNATNNWWGTNNPSSGFNSSNVFVEPWLVLGAIVDPSSITPAGTSTVRANLTWNSAGTDTSGIGHVPDGIPLSFDIARGSGNLSVTNGYLISGINESIFTPDGLGTTNLSATLDDQTVNVSLIVSPVPSASFTGSPTSGTVPLVVSFTDTSTGSPTCWNWSFGDGEWFNTTNPGLKNATHTYLSAGTYTVNLTVSNGLGNDTESLAGYITVNPASSSGGSSSRSGSGGSNFDTGTGFATDIKAGETVSFDLDKGAVYIVSITAGTDIKKLMITVQRKLSVPSSVGNPGTNVYEYENAELYYADNSELSGGTFNFKVEKSWMTANGYDYTDIVMLHYNEETGEWENLPTTFLSEDGNYYYYSAETPSFSWFAIAVSEDSAAVSGSSESTKAATAVSTSSSSNVPAESTAATDNPGGTEEQQAGMPVVIPVLFVVIAIIAIAAIAPRRKKEE, from the coding sequence ATGACGGCAGAGAGAAACACCCGGATAATTACGGGCATATTCTTTCTTCTCGTTCTGCTGTTCGCAGTTCCCGTGTCGGCTTCAACCGTTACGATCGACAATTCATCTTCGATCGCCGCTGCACTTCTTTGTGTCGGCGACAGCGGAACGCTCATCCTTGAGCCGGGGATCTATTTCCAAAATTCGATCACCCTCTCAAACAGCACGACAATAAAGGCCAATACATCGGGTGGCCACGGTGCGGCGGATACCATAATCGATGCGCAGGGATCGGGAAGGATCTTTATCGCAGACAGTTATAGTTATTCGCTCAGTATTGAAAGCCTGACACTCAGGAACGGCAGGGGAGGTTACGGCGGCGCGATTGTTACAATCGGACCCGTCACCGTCACTAATTCTACGTTCGAAAGCTGCACGGCAACTTCCGACGACGGCGGCGTGATCCATTCACACAACACCGTCACCGTCACCAATTCTACTTTCACCCACTGCACGGCGACAATCGACGGCGGCGCGATCTATTCATCTGGGACCGTCACTGTCACCAGTTCTGTGTTCGAAAGCTGTACGACACCTATCGCCTCATATTGTACGGGCGGCGCGATCTATTCAGGCAGCGGCACGGTCATGGTCATCAATTCTTCTACTTTCGAGAGTTGCAAGGCAGGCGACGGCGGCGCGATCTATTCAGGCGGCAACATCACCGTAACCAATTCCACATTGACCAGCTGTACGGCAAGAGATGGCGGTGCGATCTTTTCAAGTGGCACGTTTACGGTCATCAATTCTTCTACGTTCAATAGCTGCACGGCAACGACCAGTTACGGCGGGGCGATCCATACACAATCATCTTCCAGTAGCAGCTTCACCGTCACCAATTCCATGTTCGATAGCTGCACGGCAAAAGTAAGGGGCGGCGCGATCAATTCATATTCAACTTCCGTCACGGTCACCAATTCCACGTTCGATAACTGCACGTCAACGGCCGGTAACGCCGGCGGGATCTATTCCGATGGTGGTGTCACGGTCATTAATTCTTCTACTTTCAATATCTGCACGGCAAAGGGAGGCAACGGCGGTGCGATCGATTTAATCGGCGGCACCATCGAAGTCACTAATTCGACATTGACCGGCTGCACGGCATACAACGGCAACGCGATCAATTCATCCGGCACCGGTGAGATGCATTTCTCCAGGATTTATAATTGCAGCAGTAGTGGAAAAACGGTCAATTCCACCGGCACCTTCAATGCTACGAACAACTGGTGGGGCACGAACAACCCGTCGTCGGGTTTCAACTCCAGTAATGTTTTCGTCGAACCGTGGCTCGTACTCGGGGCAATCGTTGATCCGTCTTCCATAACGCCGGCCGGCACCTCGACTGTCAGGGCCAACCTGACGTGGAACTCCGCCGGCACGGACACTTCGGGCATCGGGCATGTCCCCGACGGAATCCCGTTGTCGTTCGATATCGCAAGGGGTTCCGGCAATTTATCGGTAACAAACGGATACCTGATATCAGGAATAAACGAGAGTATTTTTACCCCGGACGGTTTAGGGACGACGAATCTCAGTGCCACGCTGGATGACCAGACTGTCAACGTTTCTCTCATTGTATCGCCTGTTCCTTCGGCCTCTTTCACAGGATCGCCTACATCCGGGACCGTTCCGCTCGTCGTATCGTTCACCGATACCTCCACCGGTTCTCCGACCTGCTGGAACTGGTCGTTCGGGGACGGCGAATGGTTCAACACTACCAACCCGGGCTTAAAAAACGCCACACATACATACCTGTCGGCAGGAACCTACACTGTCAACCTGACGGTCAGCAACGGATTGGGGAACGATACCGAATCCCTGGCGGGTTACATTACCGTTAATCCGGCATCTTCATCCGGTGGTTCATCCTCCCGGAGCGGGAGCGGTGGATCGAATTTCGATACCGGAACAGGATTCGCGACCGATATTAAGGCCGGCGAGACAGTCTCCTTTGATTTGGACAAAGGTGCGGTCTATATAGTATCGATCACGGCAGGGACCGATATCAAAAAACTGATGATAACGGTTCAGAGAAAACTCTCGGTTCCGTCGTCGGTAGGAAACCCCGGAACAAACGTCTACGAGTACGAGAATGCGGAACTCTATTATGCCGACAACTCCGAGCTGTCCGGCGGAACATTTAATTTTAAGGTTGAAAAGAGCTGGATGACGGCCAACGGATACGATTACACCGACATAGTAATGCTTCACTACAACGAGGAGACGGGAGAATGGGAGAATCTTCCCACTACATTCCTCAGCGAAGACGGTAATTACTATTATTACAGTGCTGAAACTCCGTCTTTCTCGTGGTTCGCAATCGCTGTATCAGAAGATTCGGCTGCCGTTTCCGGATCTTCGGAATCCACGAAGGCTGCAACTGCGGTAAGCACCTCTTCATCTTCGAACGTTCCCGCAGAATCGACTGCGGCAACGGATAATCCGGGCGGCACGGAAGAACAGCAGGCAGGGATGCCTGTTGTAATTCCTGTGCTGTTTGTCGTAATCGCGATAATCGCAATTGCTGCGATTGCCCCCCGCAGGAAAAAAGAGGAATAA
- a CDS encoding 50S ribosomal protein L16: MVRKPAKMYRAISKRAYTRREYMGGVPGSKVVQFDMGNTKEQFPVEVSILAEEACQIQNKALEAARMGVNRKLQKDIGRMNYHFKLRTFPHQVLRENKQATGAGADRVSEGMRMAFGKAVGTAARVHPQQKVFTIYTTEAYAEKAKAALRSAGYKLPTPTRIVVEKSKSAQI; the protein is encoded by the coding sequence ATGGTACGAAAACCCGCAAAAATGTACAGAGCCATCTCAAAAAGGGCGTATACAAGGCGAGAATATATGGGTGGTGTGCCCGGTTCAAAGGTCGTCCAGTTCGACATGGGCAACACTAAGGAACAGTTCCCTGTAGAAGTATCTATTCTTGCAGAGGAAGCATGCCAGATTCAGAACAAGGCTCTTGAAGCCGCACGTATGGGCGTCAACCGTAAACTGCAGAAGGATATCGGAAGGATGAACTATCACTTCAAGCTTCGTACGTTCCCCCACCAGGTTCTCCGCGAGAACAAGCAGGCAACCGGTGCAGGTGCGGACCGTGTGTCCGAAGGAATGAGGATGGCGTTCGGAAAGGCTGTCGGAACGGCGGCACGCGTTCACCCCCAGCAGAAGGTATTCACTATCTACACTACTGAGGCATATGCAGAAAAGGCAAAGGCCGCACTGCGGAGTGCAGGCTACAAGCTTCCGACACCGACCCGTATCGTCGTCGAGAAGTCAAAGTCAGCACAAATTTAA
- a CDS encoding ABC transporter ATP-binding protein produces the protein MASVDTRALCRVFTKEGDESASVTALDNIDLHIEDKEFVCLVGPSGCGKTTLLRIIAGLDFPTSGCVTVDGKTVEGPGPERGMVFQEYSLFPWLRIADNIGFGLTMKGVSKAEKQQTVDKYLDLVNLESFGRAYPHELSGGMRQRVAIARALANDPEVLLMDEPFGALDAQTRNMMQRELLDIWTKTKKTIVFVTHSVDEAVFLADRIVVLSPRPGRIREIIDVDLPRIRDRTDQKFANLRRHVLSLMEEEKI, from the coding sequence ATGGCGTCGGTCGACACAAGGGCCCTGTGCAGGGTCTTTACCAAGGAGGGTGACGAATCGGCGTCGGTTACCGCCCTTGACAATATCGATCTTCATATCGAGGACAAGGAGTTCGTCTGCCTCGTCGGTCCTTCGGGCTGCGGCAAGACGACGCTGCTCCGGATTATTGCAGGACTTGATTTTCCCACGTCGGGCTGCGTGACTGTAGACGGAAAGACCGTCGAGGGGCCGGGGCCGGAGAGAGGGATGGTCTTCCAGGAGTATTCTCTCTTCCCGTGGCTGAGGATTGCGGACAACATCGGCTTCGGCTTAACGATGAAGGGGGTCTCAAAGGCTGAGAAGCAGCAGACTGTCGATAAGTACCTGGATCTCGTCAACCTGGAATCGTTCGGCCGTGCGTATCCCCATGAGCTCTCAGGCGGAATGCGCCAGAGAGTCGCGATCGCGAGGGCGCTTGCAAACGATCCGGAAGTCCTGCTGATGGACGAGCCCTTCGGCGCTCTCGATGCGCAGACAAGGAACATGATGCAGAGGGAACTTCTCGATATATGGACGAAGACCAAAAAGACGATCGTGTTCGTTACGCACAGTGTCGACGAAGCGGTCTTCCTTGCGGACAGGATCGTTGTCCTCTCCCCCAGGCCTGGCAGGATCAGGGAGATAATCGACGTGGATCTGCCTAGAATCCGTGACAGGACGGACCAGAAATTTGCAAATCTCAGGCGTCATGTCCTCTCTCTTATGGAAGAAGAAAAGATCTGA
- a CDS encoding ABC transporter permease — protein sequence MQALTMTKISYTKYKKYILPIAAVIAAIILWQIIAEFWVNDAFILPSFTDVLDALYKVTFGPNGTLFPDIYKSLIHFAIGVTAAVIVGIPLGIAMGWFRDLDTAINPIIEIIRPIPPLAWIPFAIIWFGLTDASAGFIIFIGAVFPIFINTYTGFRNVPRIFIEAGKVLGCTGNFSLIRRVAFPSSLPSIVSGIRISMGIGWMCLVGAEIFGAGGGKYGLGKNLWTYYNLHQMPSVVVYMIVLGLIGLTIDLVFRYFVNRQALGWWEEGV from the coding sequence ATGCAGGCACTGACAATGACCAAAATATCCTATACTAAGTACAAAAAATATATCCTCCCGATAGCCGCGGTTATCGCCGCAATTATCCTGTGGCAGATTATTGCGGAGTTCTGGGTGAACGATGCATTCATTCTTCCGAGTTTTACTGATGTCCTGGATGCGCTTTATAAGGTAACTTTCGGGCCGAACGGGACCCTGTTCCCCGATATCTACAAGAGTCTCATACACTTTGCGATAGGGGTCACAGCCGCAGTTATTGTTGGAATTCCGCTCGGGATTGCGATGGGGTGGTTCAGGGATCTCGATACCGCAATCAATCCTATTATTGAGATTATCAGGCCGATACCTCCGCTTGCATGGATCCCGTTTGCGATTATATGGTTCGGTCTCACGGATGCGTCGGCGGGCTTCATCATCTTCATAGGTGCGGTCTTTCCAATCTTCATCAATACTTATACCGGATTCAGGAACGTCCCGAGGATCTTTATCGAAGCCGGGAAGGTGCTCGGGTGCACTGGCAACTTCAGCCTTATCCGACGTGTGGCGTTTCCGTCGTCTCTTCCGTCGATTGTATCCGGCATCAGGATCTCGATGGGCATCGGGTGGATGTGTCTTGTCGGTGCGGAGATATTCGGTGCGGGCGGCGGAAAGTACGGACTCGGCAAGAATCTCTGGACCTATTACAACCTGCACCAGATGCCGAGCGTGGTCGTGTACATGATAGTTCTGGGTCTTATCGGGCTTACGATCGACCTCGTGTTCAGGTACTTTGTGAACAGGCAGGCTCTCGGCTGGTGGGAGGAGGGTGTCTGA
- a CDS encoding ABC transporter substrate-binding protein produces MRKILVMFVMAVVVAAAVFAAGCTGDGKDNAGSTGLKELNFGYQPSTHQIAYMTAMNKGWWEEVIEPYGYTTDPDKNEIQFPTGAPEMQAMLAGEIDVAYVGAAPVISALSTGLEAKIVAAVQTQGSALVLQPDIEYNSPEDLKGLTIATFPAGTIQDTILREWLAENNITVGENTDAGEVDVLPMGPGDAITAMTAKQIDGTFLPSPSPTTLVEEGNGKIVVWSGTMKPNHPCCVLLVSDRLIEENPDLVTALVKTHIKATGYNLANPDEAAHIYANYTKNTYEIASESIANWDGSWVSDPNLIVDGVMDYVSVQKELGYIDNTLTQDQIFDLSFYEKATSA; encoded by the coding sequence ATGAGAAAGATATTGGTTATGTTTGTCATGGCAGTCGTTGTTGCAGCGGCTGTGTTCGCTGCCGGCTGTACAGGAGACGGTAAGGATAATGCCGGTTCGACCGGACTCAAGGAGCTGAACTTCGGCTATCAGCCGAGTACGCACCAGATCGCGTATATGACCGCGATGAACAAGGGATGGTGGGAAGAGGTCATCGAGCCTTACGGATATACAACCGATCCCGATAAGAACGAGATCCAGTTCCCGACCGGGGCTCCCGAGATGCAGGCCATGCTCGCAGGCGAGATCGATGTCGCGTATGTCGGCGCCGCACCCGTGATATCCGCACTCTCGACCGGGCTTGAGGCGAAGATCGTCGCCGCAGTCCAGACGCAGGGCTCCGCACTCGTACTTCAGCCCGATATCGAATACAACAGTCCCGAGGATCTTAAGGGCCTGACGATCGCGACCTTCCCGGCCGGAACGATCCAGGACACGATCCTGAGAGAGTGGCTCGCTGAAAACAATATTACGGTCGGAGAGAACACCGATGCAGGGGAAGTCGACGTCCTGCCGATGGGCCCCGGCGACGCGATCACCGCGATGACTGCAAAGCAGATCGACGGAACGTTCCTCCCGTCACCCTCCCCCACGACACTTGTTGAGGAAGGAAACGGCAAGATAGTCGTTTGGTCCGGCACCATGAAGCCCAATCACCCGTGCTGTGTTCTCCTGGTGAGCGACAGGCTGATCGAGGAGAACCCCGATCTCGTCACCGCCCTCGTGAAGACTCACATAAAGGCGACCGGGTACAACCTCGCCAACCCCGACGAAGCTGCGCATATCTATGCAAACTACACAAAGAACACCTATGAGATCGCGAGCGAATCCATCGCCAACTGGGACGGTTCATGGGTCTCCGATCCGAACCTGATCGTTGACGGTGTGATGGATTACGTAAGTGTCCAGAAGGAACTCGGCTATATCGACAATACGCTCACTCAGGACCAGATCTTCGATCTCTCCTTCTATGAAAAGGCGACATCCGCCTGA